TCTTCACACCAATAGAAAACTGGTCAAACAGGCCACGCACCCTCACATAtatccacaaacacccacaGCTCAAAGCAGAGCTAGTGCCACACGGCCCCCAATCTAACCGGGACTTGACAGCAGTACAGGTGGGTTCAGGAGGCCAACATGTGACACTAATGAATCTGTATAACGCCCCTCCAGGAGCAGTGGACACAGGGGAGGGGCTGAAAAACCTCCTAAGCCAATCTCTCCCTACCAGACCCTGTTTGGTTGCAGGAGACTTCAATCTCCACCACTCATCTTGGCAGACCAATGCAATCAACATAGCAGGAGCAGAGCCTTTCCTCCAATGGGCAAACCACCAGGGGCTAGCTTTGATGCTGGAGCCAAACACCCCAACGCATGGAAAAAACACCATTGATCTTGCCTGGGCCAATAGATCCCTGGTCTGCCTAGGAACACTcacagagccagcaccaggaaTCCCAGTCCTAGCGGACCATGTAGCTCTGTCCACAACCGTTCACTGGCACCCTGTTAACAATGCAAAGACAATGCCACCCCTCCGAATGTCCACCATGCAGGAGGACATCTTTCATTCAGCCCTCTGCAAGGAAGCAGAGAAAATGGGGCAACCTCCACCTGTTCAGCCGGGCCTCCCACCCGATGCCTTGGATAGATATGCTACAGCAATCATCCAGGTGACCACTAATGCCATTGAAGCCTCCACAAAAAGggcacacacacacacgCCCATCAATGATCAGgccatagatggtggaaCATGGACTGCCAGGAGTCAGTGACATCACTCCGAAGGATCTTAAAGGAtccagatagccccccacTTGAGGTAGAAGCTGCAAAACGAAACTTTCGCTGCACAGtacgccaagcaaaacgACAGTATTGGCGCATACAACTGGATAGcttcactgacagccagGACGTTTTCCGAGCAATCAGGTGGAACAGGACAGAGggatccttcccaatcccacctctGAAAAATGGAGAGACAGTCCACACCACCCCTgacgccaaagcagagctcctggtgaaaaccctcctccagaaggctgcctccGCAGAGGATGTTCCCATTGACTGTAATGACAACAATCCAGAGGCAACTCTGCCCTTCCCACCTGTCACATCTGGAGAAGCATACCAAGCTATCTTCCaagccaagagcagcacaCCCGGGCAGGACGAGATATCCAATGCAGtcctgaagaaggcctggcCTGCTCTTGGCCCCCACATTGCAGCTCTTTACAAGCACtgtgctgcaactggatggcacccaactcccttccgTCAAGCCCTGTTGGTAGCCCTTCCAAAGCCAGGGAAAAAGGACTGCAGCAGTCCACGCTCATACAGGCTAATCGCCCTCCTCTCCATCTTGGGGAAAGGGTTGGAACGCTTATTGGCCCGCAGACTCTCCTGGATAGCCATCAAGCACAAGATCCTTCATCCCCAACAGTTCGGGGCTCTCCCCTGTCGCTCAGCTACTGACCTAGCGGCAGCTTTGGTGCatgatgttgaagaatcCTGGGCCTGCAGCCTCAGCGGCTCCATGCTAACCATGGATGTcaaaggcgcatttgatgcAGTCCTTTCAGGCAGGCTAACCCAACGACTCCACAGCCAAGGATGGCCATCCACAGTGCTCCACTGGGTGtcaagcttcacccaagaccgaacagcagctatacGATTGGATGGGCACCAGAGCCCAACttttgcagtcccagcaggcttGCCTCAGGGCTCCCCAGTTTCACCAATTctgttcatgctgtacattgaacctGTTTTCAAGATAGGGCCAACAATCGCCTGCAGAGGccgtgtcacaacctggcttctctcgtatcgtacctagggttctagttagttgtatttcgagactggacacttaccctaagtgtctcccaagtgatcgtatgctcaatgcccctccgggtccggttcggtatgtcgtatgcgttgatgggtatgtcgccccctccaggctccgtaagatattcaacaagtagaaacagtaaaggtaacgaatagagaaacaaggccaaccgagtacgtatactgggttgttggttaagtgcggacgagtcagaaactagaaggtaaccaatgcttgattaactagattgatcgcgaagaactaagctaagtacatgaatgagcgtccttatatatcctttggtCTGTATACCGATTCATGTGCCACGGTGTATACcttataccatataccatataccatataccatcctgtaTACCGCGccgtataccatataccatatcacgtgacctgttcggatatcaacttgatccctgttgcttcctgcatatccatcatcaaccatcaTCCAATAGTTCTTTCTTAACTCCCCGCGTCATCACGTGAGTCTAACacgacaaggtctgtaacaggccgttttggatatgcagatgatatCTGCCAACTAGTTGTCAGCAAAACCCTGGAAGAAAACACGGTCAGACTGCAAAGCATCGCAACTGACCTGATGGAATGGGGCCAAAGAGAGGGTCTCACCTTTGACCTGGCCAAAACAGAACTCCAACACTTTGCCAGAGgttggaagaagaacaatCCCACCTGTTCGATCCAAACACCTGAGGGCACAGTGGAGATTAAACCCCCTCAACTCAAGGAAGCCACACGCTAGCTGGgtatctggtttgaccggaaaCTGAAATTCAGAATACATACCCAGACACTGGCAACCAAGGCCAAACTGGCAGCCAACGGGATTCAAGCCCTGGCGAACACGGTACGAGGAGTCAAAGCTCCCCTACTGAGGCAAGCAACAGTAGCCTGTGTGGTCTCAGTCCTTTGCTATGGAGCTGAGGCGTGGTGGCCAGGGCGGAGAAGATCGAGACAGGATCTCTCAGGCAGACAGAAACTCATCTCCAATGGGGTGGGTGCCCAGCTAGCCTGTTTAGACCGGATACTCCGCAGTGCGCTCCTAGGAACTCtcccagtttacaggaccacCCGAACAGCCGTGCTTCACCGGGAGTCAGCCATACTGCCCATGGAACTACTCCTTGACCAGGGACGACGGAGTCTGGCCATCAGAATCCATCAATTAGACACCCAACACCCTCTGCACCTCCGGGTCATGCATCAGCCATCCCGGTACATCAGCACCCGCCTACTCCGGGCGGTGGACCTCAAAAATTTCCACCGCATTGAACAAGTGGACCCACTTTCGTCGAGCCCCTGGGACTCTCACAAATGCAAGGCTGAAATCATGGATAAGACAGACAATTTCGATGGTCGATTTTATACCGCCATCCATGAGAGAAAAAGGCAAGAAGACTTCATTGTTCTTGTGCTCACTTTGTCAAGGGGGTAATCTGTTTgtggctatgtgcagatgccAAGAATCAACATAGCTCAGTGTTTTGAAGTTGGAGAAGGATAGCCAATTATCAGTCGTTGTAGCATGCCATGAGATCGGAAGGATTCCAAAAGATTGAGATTGCGCGGTGCTGCGCGATGTTGGGTGACGGCTCACCCTCTCTATAGTGCACTCACCCAGGCTCACCCTGGTCGCGCAGCAACAAATCAACAAATCAATCGGTGTTGCAATAAAAAccagtacatacgaccatagggtgtggaaaacagggcttcccgtccgctcagccgtacttaagccacacgccggccggttagtagttgggtgggtgaccaccagcgaatcccggctgttgtatgtttttgttttttcttttttgtcaCTGTGAGTGAAGAGCATGTCGCAGACCTAATTCAGCCTTATGTTAAGCTCAGACAACCATTATTTTGcccctttttctttgctgCTTTAAGGGGGGTGGTCATGTGAGCACTTGTTCGGTGTGAAACGAGCATCAAGGGTGAGTGTTAGTCACCTACACTGGTGGATCGGGATTCCATGGTTAGGTCAGAATAAGAAGGGGATTACTCGAAGTGCTATGGACTTCACAGCGATGACTTCAATATATATACTATCCACATTGGCCTCGCAGAACTGCCGGGGTTTAGTATTCGGAGTGTATCATTCCGGTATGCTATATCAGGAGCCCATGCTATCTGCGATTATTATCATCCCAATGGCCATCCAATCATACTAGGAATAATCATCGGTCGTATTCAAGCCGGTAAAGACCGGAGCCTCTTGTGAGGTTCTGCTTCGGCTGACAGGACGCCGACAATGGTGGAGATTTTCAAAGCTAAAAAGAGATACTTGGTTGGTTGCTGCTATTCTGTGTCTTATACTCAGGAGTGACATTTATAGTTACTGATTTGTATGTGGACGCTCTAGCCAGGGCATCAGGTCCATCTCAACAGTGTCGACAGTGATATCAAGTAATTGAGTCCTTTTCAAGTTCACCGAAATGCACATAGACTGGGAGCTGCGTGGTATTTTCTATGTTTATTGTTCCACAATTATCATTCTTGCTCAACGCACTGTGATCTATAATCAGAAAACAACTCCTTCACCATCGACAACTATGTCGGTACCATTGATGTATGTGCTTGCGTCGCTTGCCAAAAGCACCACAGCTCCTGTCAGCTCCGACGGAGCTCCCATCCTACCAGTCGGATTGCATGACGCCCAGACCCTCCGATGTTCGGCAATCCCATCGCCCTCATTGAGGATTGTGTCCATGTATCCGGGACTGATGCTATTAGTCCGAATTCCGTACCGAGCCCACTCTGCGGCAAGGCAGCTCTTCAGCATCAGCACTGCTGCCTTGCTAACGTTGTATGCAGCTTGAGACTGAGGGTAGTTCGCACGATGTCCTGATATGGAGGCGATAAAGGTAATGGAGCCGCCGTTACCTTGTGTCACCATTCGTCGAGCTGCAGTCTGAGCACAGATGAAAGACCCCGTAGTATTAACATCGACAATCTTCCTCCACTGCGGAATGGGCATGCTCAATGATTCCACGCAGCCAACAATACCGGCGAAGCAGAATAGGGCATCGATCGATCCTAGCGTTCCAGTTGCTTCCTCCACTGCTGCTTCCTCCACTGCTGCTTCGACGGCCGCTTCATCAGTTATATCGACTTTCATCGCGGCGATTTTGGCGTCAGGAAATTTTTTTTGCAGTTCATTGATTTTCTTTTGCGCATTCGTCAAATCCGCGTCGAATATCATGAGGCCGCGCAACCCATGCTCAAGAAGGGCATCACATGAGTACATCCCTAAGGTACCGGCTCCACCTGTAACGACTGCATTTCCTCGAACTGAGAATCTCTTTTGTGCTCCCTTCGCTGCATCGCTTTCCAATACAGACTGGGGCGGAGGGGTCATAGAGGAAAGGCTGCCATCGCTAAACACCATGCTAGGAACGGCTCGGGTGGCGAGAGCATCACGGCCCGTTAACTCGGCTGAGGGCGCCATTGACTTTTGGGAAATACCGTGTTTATTATCAAGCGTGAGGTTGTAGGATTTTTAGAGTAGAAGAGGTTTGAAGGTTTGTTTCTTAACAAAGAAAGGTCTAAATACACTTGGAGAAGACACTGGAGAGATGTCCAACTGCACAAGCACAAATCGAAAGCCTTTATATGCAATCTAATTAGCTCGATTTCGGCGGAAAACACAGAAATTGCGTTTCTCGATTGCCACTGTACGCCCGGGTCTCTCGGGAAGACATAGTATTCGAGTCAAACATCCACCGTTCCTTCAATGCAGTCGGGGAACTGCGCGCCGATAATATCAGACCACAGTCGGCACACAGAACCCCGACAGTTGAGATCTTCGAGTGGGTGCCCCAGACCCCAGACTCCATACCCCAGATGCGAAGCAGGTGTATATACTAAGTTGGAGGCTATCCATTTTACCGTATATCTATTTTCGGGTCTGCTGCTCTGCCGTTCTAGGTAGTGCTCCAAATCCCTGGAAACATCACGTGTGTTATTGTCATTCTACCTCCTGTCCTAAGCTGAATCCTTATCATATTATACCACCATGGTTGATGTTAGTGATAGTGGTTCTGCTCTTCCCTTGGGGCTAGGAATTTCTTACGGCAAAGCCGGTAGGCCAGCTTTTCCATCACTTGTCTACCGATGCTGGAGGTGTCTTGTATGGGTACGCTTGAAATCAAATGTTTCACTTTCCGCAACGGCGACTAAATATTGTCCTCGTAGCTATGATCAAGGAGTTATTATTGGAATTTTGGTGAAGAATAATTTTGTGAGTTCTCTCTCTCTAACGCGTCTTTCTAGGTCACAGCTAATCTGTCGCAGGCCAAAGTATTTTCTACTTGGCCAATGACTCTAGCCTTCAAGGTTGGATGGTTTCTGTCCTCACGTTGGGGGCCATGTTCGCCGCCCTTGCCAATGGCCTCATCACCGATCAACGCTGGTCCATTCTTCCAGCAAACGTCATTTCCCTCATAGGGTTCATTATTCAAGCTGCCTCTTATCAATGTGCCCATGATTTTCATAGGTCGGTTTATTGCTGGCCTTGCAGTCGGTCAGCTTTCCATGGTTGTCCCTCTCTCTGTGTTAGTGAGCTGTCACCACCTAACCTTCGACGTGGTCTCGTTGCTTTACAGCAATTTGGAATTACTGCGGGTATCATGGTGGCGTTTTGGCTCAATTTAGGAACGCAACACATTGGTGGAACGGGGGATGGACAATCGTCGATTGCATGGCGGCTGCCGCTTGCATTGTAGTGTCTGTTTTCTTTGATTCTTGGTGCTGGGACCTTTTCCTTACCTTACAGTCCCCGCTGGCTGACGATGAAAGGTACGCAGATTTGTGGAGAGTTTAAGCATAGACATACTGACCCCAGGTCCAGATTGCGAGAATGAAGCATTATCAACATTATCGCGCCTTCGTCGTGTTCCCCGAAGTGATATTTGTGCTATAAATGAGATGCTTGAGTTAAAAGCATCTTCGGCCGTTTTCGACAATGAGACAACCGCTGCCTTGTTTCCTGGTGTCACTTCTCCTGCCCGGCTGAGAAATCCCTGTTTCCCCCCCGTCATCTCAACCGCCAGCTCCTTACTACTTGCCTTCTCGAGCTGattcagcagtttacaggtTAATAAAACGCACAACCTTTCCGATAGACTGAAGGCTAACTCCACGAAGGTATCAACGCTATCATTTACTATGCACCACGGGTTTTCTAAAAGATTGGACTCGCCGGCCGCTCGGTGGATCTTCTAGCAACTGGTGTCATCAGTCTCCTGAACTTTCTCTGTACGATCCCGGTAATCATGTTTATGAATTGTTAGGGTCGCAGAAAGGGTCTCCTTGCGGGAGCCGTCGGCATGGGTATCTCCCAACTCATAGTGGCCACACTGTACGTGATGTACAAGATCTCTTGGGCCAGCCACCGAGATGCTGGTTGGGCCACTGCAGTGTGGACCTACGTCTGCAATTTTGCCTTTAGCATTGGCCTTGTTAACTGGGTTATTCATTCCGAAATCTTTCCTCCAGATGTTCGGCCCCAGGCTGTTGGCATTGCCATTGGGATAAACTGGCTGTGCAATGTAAGAAGTATTTTGAACGACGAAAATTCTCGTGCTCATTTCTATTGTTATAGTTCGTCGTCGCACTCATCACTCCACGGATGCTAGCCTCAATCGAGTTTGGCACATTCTACTTCTACTTTGGTGAATCCATTTCAATTCAATTTCTCTGTGCTGAATGGTTGCTAAATcaatcaagcattccgtgtATTTCTCGCGTTTTGGGTGTACTTCTTCCTTCCTGGAACCAAAGGCGTTCCAGAACAGGACAGTCACTAAAGCAGACCCAACGGCTAAATTCAGACTATACCTCAGATTATTGCCTTCCATGGCAATAAGTCTCCGCGTCCAACAATAACATTGTGCGAATTATGAAATCGGGTCACTGTGTGCCGGCCCAACCCTCCCCAAACAGGGCGAGTCTTGAACGGACCGTTGTCATCCGACGGCAGATCGATGTGCACAGAATGGTGCGATTCCATGTTAAAATTGTTAGTTAGGCAGCAGATAGAACAACATTGCAGATAATAAATGTACTCTAGCATAAACACCCACAAAATCGAAATCTCTATCCCAGATGGAAGCCGAGTATACCCACCTCGCCGACAGGATCCTGTCGCAAGCCCAATCGCATTCTAAACCACGCTTTCTGGTCGCCATCGCCGGGGCTCCAGGATCTGGGAAAACCACCACCGCAAAGGCTGTACAAAGACATCTCAACGACCGCCTAGCCCGCTCCAATGATCTGAATACTAGCGCTGCCCTCCTCTCAATGGACGGCTTCCACCTCCCACGAGCTACTCTCGACACCCTGGCCAACCGTGAAGAAGCGTACGTCCGACGTGGTGCTCCTTGGACTTACGATATAGAGGGTTTCCTGCAGTTCGTGAGACAGTTGCGCTTGTGGGTAGATACAAATCCAACACATCACAACCCCGTTCTTACCGCACCTACGTTTGACCATCATACCAAGGATCCTGTCGCAAATGGATTCTCTATTCAGCCGAATAAGTCTATTGTGCTCCTTGAGGGAAATTATCTGCTCCTTGACAAGGAATACTGGCGCGAGGTTGCCCCGCTGATGGACCTACGGGTTTTCCTCGATGTTGATTTGGGAATTACAAGGAATAGGCTTGCTATGAGGCATGTTGAGGCAGGTATTGAGAAAACACTGGATGATGGCTATCGCAGGGTGGACAGGAATGATTATTTGAATGGTTTGGAGATACAGGAGAACTTGATTACGCCGGATGTGGTTTTGCAGAGTGCAGGGTAGTGTGACGTTCTAAGAAAATGAGAAACCATTTTCTCTATGATGGTTAGTCGAAGTAAAGGCATGTATGTAAAGCTTCATGGAATGAGTTGAGCCACCCAATATCGATGGTACCTCGGGGGACCAATGCTCTACTCACTTCGTCACAAACATTACAACTGTCATTAGACTCTAAGTCTTAGATGAATTCAGGGGTCAAGTTACGGGGCACAATTAAACCAGAGCGACCCGATTTATAGCACTGAATGGCGTCAGTCACCGGTATGGGGGACAGACAGCCGACACCCGCACCCTTATTCgatcactttttttttcagtcTAGTATAATAGTTGAACACTCTCCAAGTCAGCCAACTTGATTCTCAGCGAAATGTCTATGACTGCATCCGATTGCACACAAGTACGGAAAGCATTCCCCCGTCCTTTCCCCGACACGCCTACCAATGCATTGGAGCAATTCAAGATGTCCGGCAAGGTGGCCGTTATGATGCGGTGCAGCGGATAGTATTGGATACACCGTTTCGGAGGCTATGGCCGAGGCAACGCTGGAGTTGCTTTGTGGTATAATTCGTGAGTTCTCGTGTTCAAGGGTAGCAAGTGAGATTTGCCGGGGAGGGCGACTAACAGGCTGAAAGAAATGATTTAGCCGTGAAGAAAGCCGACGCTCTAGCAAAGACTCATCACATTAAAGCTGTCGCCTATAGAGTTGACAGTAAGTTTAGAATTATAAATCGATTTGAGCCCCGAACTAAATGGACTTGCAGTCTCCGATCTTGAACAAGTGGAGAATACAATTGCAGACGTTATCTGAGATTTCGGACGAATCGATGTATTTGTTGCCAACGCAAGTGAGCCCAGAAATTCCGAGTGTATCTTTAAACGGGATAAATCTAATTGGTAATCAAAATGGCTATTCCGAAGCCGATATTGGAGCAAAAGCTAGATGAATATCACAAAAAAAATCTGTTAATGGTAAGGACAACTCCAATCTGTATCAGTCCTTGATTCACTGATACTATCATCCAGTCGACGGAGTTGTCTTCTGCGCCAATTATGCTGGTGAAGACCAGCGTCAAGGCAGTGGAAACTTGATCATCACATCAAGTACGAGTGCGCATATTGTCAATGTGCCAACGGACCAGCCCGTCCATAATGAAAACAAGGCTTTCATCACATATTTCGGAAAGTCTGTGGCTCGTGAATGGAGGGAATTTGCTCGCATCAACATTGTTTCGCCCGGTTTCTTCGACACTAAGATGGGAGCAAGCCCTCTGGCAGTTAACGAGGCTTACCGTATGACATGCCTTGAACGCCAAGGACATACGAAGAAATTAAGTCTCTATACCTCTACCTTGCCAGCGGCGCTTCCACATATATGACCGGGAGCGACGTGCTTATCGATGGTGGATATACCCTTCCATGAGAATATGTTTACAGATCGGTTGAATAGAAAACTAGGCTCTTTGGGAATGCTTTATACATTACATCAATGAGCATGTGCTATCAGCAGTGTATCGTGACAAAAAACTTTTGGTTTCCACCTCGTATTATGGGAGTCTCAAGGATGCTATCATAATAGGCTGATAATCTGATACATTGAGCCCTCGAGGCGTCCGTTGGGCTTAGACCCAATGAGTCAGGTCATAAACAGAACTTCTGAGGGATCAGTTACTTTAGTAAATCTAAAAGGTGACCAGAGCTTCCATGTGGGACTTACTGACAGAGAGTTGATCCGTCCTATAAGTTACAAGACGTTTGATATTTGCTCGGCCTTATAGTGAACAAGCTAGCATTCATCCTGATATATTAATTGCTATATATTTTCCCGTAATTTAAATATTAGTACATACGATCATAGAGTGTGggaaacagggcttcccgtccgctcagccgtacttaagccacatgTTAAGCTCGGTCAACCGTTATTTTGCCCTTTTCTCGTTGCTTCTCTAAGGGTGATGGTTAGGTGAGCACTAGTTGGATACATGTGTAAGAAATGATGCCTTCAGAACCGAATGTGAGTCTTGGAATGATCAGTGGGTGAGCGAGGCCATGCGAAACGGCCTCTGCTCTCTTATATAGGTGCTGAAGAGCTCTCCCGCGCCCTGGTTCTAACATTATTGGACATAGAGTAACGGTACCAGTGATGATTTACATGTTTAGTCCAGTCTCTTGCGGAATTTCCTGTGCTGGAAAGAAGTCTAGTAAATAATAACGAATGAtgttcctatctaaactcgGTAGCCATAtgacgagaatatcaaatctggagggaaaagaaggaaactGCCTGGTAAGACCAAGGAAAACTATCTACCCATCATGTGATCACATTGAAGGGCTAGGGCTCTCTGTTTGCTCATATTGGTCTGTTGGCAGCATTTTCCAGTGTTTGCCTTTCATTGGCCGTCAAGACGGTCACACACAGGCACTTGTACTCGCTTGCCCTCATCCTGTTCAGGAATTGTTGCCCTGTAGCAAATAGGGCGGACTTTAGTCATGGTGGTAAATGGGCACCAAGCCCAAATCTATCTCACCTCCATCATCAACCCCTCTCCTCCCCAGTCTCAATATCCTTCAATTGAATAAACCCATCTGACTCCCTCTTCAACTGCTTAGCTCTTGTGCCAATATCAACTGAATATGACATTGTCTTTGAAATCTgacccttctccttctcaccTGTCCCTGATGTAACAAAAGCAGACACAGCAGCAGCCCTGCTTGAAGCTCCTGTTGCATTTGGGTACCGGTAGGCAGCTGAGGAGTCATGGGTTGTGTCTGTGCCAGGGATAATGTGGGCAACGAGGGCACGGCTTGCGGGAAGGCAGGCACAGATGATGGCAATTTGGCATTCAATTGCGGACCAATGGATTAGGGGTTCCAATTGGACTGTTATTTTTGTTGGCTGGTTTCATGTATGGAGATGGAAGGGAGGGGATACATACAGGTTGGGTTTGAGTCGGGGATGTTTTGGGCTAGAATTACCACTCGGACGATTCCGATGGCCGTTAATCTTCAAATGAGCGTAAGCATAGGTTTTAGCACAAGGATCAGATGAAGGGAAACGTACACCAGTCCTGCTGCCAACATAATGGCAACCCCAATTTTCTTCTGTATTGACAGATTCAACTTCAACACCTCATAAATTGGCATGATTACCATAACTGTATCCACCGCAATATTCACAAATCCATTTGCAAATGTTGATGCAATGAAATCAATACATGTTCCTTGTTCCTCCATTGCCCATCCTGTCCATGCAAGATGCACTGGTACACAGTGGAAACTGTCAGTTAGTATCCAGGTGACTGCAATTGCGGTGTTAACGGCTATCATGATGTAGTTTGTGTAGCGGAAGATGGGTGATTGAAAGatgcggaggaggaagaggcagACAGAGATTTTGGCAAGAGAGATCAAGGACTTGTAGACAAGGATGAAGGCGAAGAAATGCTATTGCATTAGACAAGGTTAGAGCGTGAGATACAATGGAAGGTGGGAGAGGGACAGACCTTATATGCTATGGTGATGTTGCTCTGTGGGCGTATATCCCATATGTTCATTCCAAAGCCATAATGCACCACTAATTTTTTAGCGTCTAGTTTTGGGTTTATCATAGTTGTTTACTTACTTAAGGTGTTTAGCGCAAACGAAACAACTGCCAATCCCTGAATAGGTCAGCATAAGACACAATCCTGTAGTAGAAGGTATCCTCACATATGCAATAATAATAGTATAATCATCTGGcccccatccaccaccaagccGCAAAAACTTTGCAGTCATCCGGATAACAAACAAAATTGTTGCCAATATAAATGGAATAATCGTTGCGGGGTCTGCTTCAGGGTATTCCCGAGGAATTGGGAGATCACATTTTCTGGAGATGATGTATTTGGTCGCTAGACATGTTCAGATTAACTCATGACGAGTCAATTTGTCGAGGATATGTACTTAATGCTTCTTTCATGGAACAATTGGCCATAGTGCAACTGGATAGATTGGTCTCATATGTGGGATCAGTGCAGAGACATGCTGTGTCAGTTGTAGAACAGGATGTTGTATTAGTGAGTTGTTGTTCACAATTGACCTATTTGCTGTTAGAAGGTGTGTGATACAGAAAGAGAGGTTCTCAAGCATACAGCACATTGAGGAATGATTTCTAATGCAGATGCAATCATTGGCATCACCAGACATGCCAGGGAGAAAACAACCATACAATGCCAGTACAGACGCATTCTGGGCTACCACCAGTACAAAACCACGATAATCTCAGAATGTcgaaggggaaaaaaaataagaaaGGGAAATAGACAATGCCAATGTCGCGATTCATGGCAAGCGCGACTTTCATTATGTTTTATGTTTGATTTAGGGGCAATTTCCCTACCCTCTGGTTGGATAGCGATCACTCCGGGCACCTGCCGT
The sequence above is a segment of the Aspergillus chevalieri M1 DNA, chromosome 6, nearly complete sequence genome. Coding sequences within it:
- a CDS encoding uncharacterized protein (COG:Q;~EggNog:ENOG410PKA8;~InterPro:IPR002347,IPR036291,IPR020904;~PFAM:PF00106,PF13561,PF08659;~go_function: GO:0016491 - oxidoreductase activity [Evidence IEA];~go_process: GO:0055114 - oxidation-reduction process [Evidence IEA]), with the translated sequence MAPSAELTGRDALATRAVPSMVFSDGSLSSMTPPPQSVLESDAAKGAQKRFSVRGNAVVTGGAGTLGMYSCDALLEHGLRGLMIFDADLTNAQKKINELQKKFPDAKIAAMKVDITDEAAVEAAVEEAAVEEATGTLGSIDALFCFAGIVGCVESLSMPIPQWRKIVDVNTTGSFICAQTAARRMVTQGNGGSITFIASISGHRANYPQSQAAYNVSKAAVLMLKSCLAAEWARYGIRTNSISPGYMDTILNEGDGIAEHRRVWASCNPTGRMGAPSELTGAVVLLASDASTYINGTDIVVDGEGVVF
- the YFH7 gene encoding phosphoribulokinase/uridine kinase family protein (COG:F,H;~EggNog:ENOG410PIAB;~InterPro:IPR006083,IPR027417;~PFAM:PF00485;~go_function: GO:0005524 - ATP binding [Evidence IEA];~go_function: GO:0016301 - kinase activity [Evidence IEA]) — encoded protein: MEAEYTHLADRILSQAQSHSKPRFLVAIAGAPGSGKTTTAKAVQRHLNDRLARSNDLNTSAALLSMDGFHLPRATLDTLANREEAYVRRGAPWTYDIEGFLQFVRQLRLWVDTNPTHHNPVLTAPTFDHHTKDPVANGFSIQPNKSIVLLEGNYLLLDKEYWREVAPLMDLRVFLDVDLGITRNRLAMRHVEAGIEKTLDDGYRRVDRNDYLNGLEIQENLITPDVVLQSAG
- a CDS encoding CFEM domain-containing protein (COG:S;~EggNog:ENOG410PVD5;~InterPro:IPR008427;~PFAM:PF05730;~SECRETED:SignalP(1-24);~TransMembrane:7 (n7-17c24/25o103-122i134-157o177-200i212-229o264-282i294-319o331-350i)); amino-acid sequence: MRLYWHCMVVFSLACLVMPMIASALEIIPQCAVNCEQQLTNTTSCSTTDTACLCTDPTYETNLSSCTMANCSMKEALTTKYIISRKCDLPIPREYPEADPATIIPFILATILFVIRMTAKFLRLGGGWGPDDYTIIIAYGLAVVSFALNTLMVHYGFGMNIWDIRPQSNITIAYKHFFAFILVYKSLISLAKISVCLFLLRIFQSPIFRYTNYIMIAVNTAIAVTWILTDSFHCVPVHLAWTGWAMEEQGTCIDFIASTFANGFVNIAVDTVMVIMPIYEVLKLNLSIQKKIGVAIMLAAGLVLTAIGIVRVVILAQNIPDSNPTFQLEPLIHWSAIECQIAIICACLPASRALVAHIIPGTDTTHDSSAAYRYPNATGASSRAAAVSAFVTSGTGEKEKGQISKTMSYSVDIGTRAKQLKRESDGFIQLKDIETGEERG